One Amorphoplanes digitatis genomic window carries:
- a CDS encoding MFS transporter, translating into MAEPRILPAENAATSGYSVRPWRAVTGALTTTIACSVPVFLVGGLAVQIGDELDFTPAGLGLAVSAYFGASALASVPAGALVERYGATAIARAGVALASATLLTVAVAATSLWTLIAILALGAAGNAMGQLASNTSLSRHVPVRRQGLSFGVKQAAIPVSTLLAGAAVPAVALTVGWRWAFVLAAVGAAGALLLVPSELTAAKRPETGTGERATAALVVIGVGATLAAGSANALGTFLVDSAVARGLAPGTAGLALTLGGAVCVLTRLYGGWQADRFPAHQIAVIAVLLVAGAAGLALMAAPSPVTLVLGVVLGFGLGWAWPGLMNFAVVRLHPQAPAAATSITQTGVYAGGCLGPLGLGTLAATAGYPAMWTAAALAMLCAAAAMVAGSRMLTRHAVTTATA; encoded by the coding sequence ATGGCCGAGCCCCGGATCCTGCCCGCCGAGAACGCCGCTACCAGCGGGTACTCGGTCAGGCCGTGGCGCGCGGTCACCGGCGCGCTCACCACCACCATCGCCTGTTCGGTTCCGGTGTTCCTCGTCGGCGGACTCGCGGTCCAGATCGGCGACGAACTCGACTTCACCCCGGCGGGTCTCGGATTGGCTGTCTCGGCGTACTTCGGGGCAAGCGCGCTTGCCTCCGTGCCCGCGGGCGCGCTCGTCGAACGGTACGGCGCGACGGCGATCGCGCGGGCCGGCGTCGCGCTCGCCTCGGCGACGCTGCTGACGGTCGCGGTCGCGGCGACGTCACTGTGGACGCTCATCGCGATCCTGGCGCTCGGCGCGGCCGGGAACGCGATGGGCCAACTGGCGAGCAACACCAGCCTGTCGCGGCACGTGCCGGTGCGCCGGCAGGGCCTGTCGTTCGGCGTAAAGCAGGCGGCGATCCCCGTCAGCACCCTGCTGGCGGGCGCCGCGGTGCCGGCGGTGGCCCTGACCGTCGGCTGGCGGTGGGCGTTCGTGCTCGCGGCGGTCGGTGCGGCCGGCGCGCTCTTGCTCGTACCGTCGGAGCTTACCGCGGCCAAACGGCCGGAGACGGGCACCGGAGAGCGGGCCACCGCGGCCCTGGTCGTGATCGGGGTCGGCGCGACGCTCGCGGCGGGCTCGGCCAACGCGCTCGGCACGTTCCTGGTCGACTCGGCGGTGGCCCGCGGCCTGGCGCCCGGCACGGCGGGGCTGGCGCTGACCCTTGGCGGCGCGGTCTGCGTGCTGACCCGGCTGTACGGCGGCTGGCAGGCGGACCGCTTCCCGGCGCACCAGATCGCCGTGATCGCGGTGCTGCTGGTCGCCGGGGCGGCCGGGCTGGCACTGATGGCGGCGCCGAGCCCGGTCACGCTGGTCCTGGGCGTCGTCCTGGGCTTCGGGCTGGGCTGGGCCTGGCCCGGGCTGATGAACTTCGCCGTGGTCCGCCTGCACCCGCAGGCACCGGCGGCGGCCACGTCGATAACGCAGACCGGAGTGTACGCGGGCGGCTGCCTGGGGCCACTCGGCCTGGGCACCCTGGCCGCCACGGCGGGCTACCCGGCGATGTGGACGGCCGCGGCGCTCGCGATGCTCTGCGCGGCGGCGGCGATGGTCGCGGGAAGCAGAATGCTGACCCGCCACGCGGTCACCACCGCGACGGCCTGA
- a CDS encoding IclR family transcriptional regulator has translation MRDPLAEPSDLIRSVSRALRVLESVGRAPRGLTVKQIARRCELTVATTYHLVRTLAYEGYVIRREDGTYIVGLEIADRYRELVSAFRGPPSVGEALRRAAVETGYSHYLGRFVGGRIAVTACAEGARSPFMDDMVPGFDEGGHATALGKALLATLTADQRARYLRDWGMRAFTPATLTSPEALEADLAAGERRGMQLEMGQFRQGLACAAVNVVSDRDMERRLVLACALPAAEMLTSARVVRAKLTAAARNVAEALSAGDAVTA, from the coding sequence GTGCGCGACCCCCTGGCGGAGCCGTCAGATCTCATCCGGAGCGTGTCACGCGCCCTGCGTGTGCTCGAATCGGTGGGTCGGGCTCCGCGTGGACTCACCGTGAAACAGATCGCCCGGCGGTGCGAGCTCACCGTCGCGACGACATATCACCTCGTCCGCACTTTGGCCTACGAGGGCTATGTGATCCGCAGAGAAGACGGCACGTACATCGTCGGCCTGGAGATCGCGGATCGTTATCGCGAGCTGGTCTCCGCGTTCCGGGGCCCGCCGTCGGTCGGCGAGGCGTTGCGCAGGGCCGCGGTCGAGACCGGCTACAGCCACTACCTGGGCCGCTTCGTCGGTGGCCGGATCGCCGTCACCGCCTGCGCGGAGGGCGCCCGGTCGCCGTTCATGGACGATATGGTGCCCGGCTTCGACGAGGGCGGGCACGCGACCGCGCTCGGCAAGGCCCTGCTCGCGACCCTGACCGCCGACCAGCGCGCCCGCTATCTGCGCGACTGGGGCATGCGGGCGTTCACCCCGGCGACGCTGACCTCGCCCGAGGCGCTCGAGGCCGACCTGGCCGCGGGGGAGCGGCGCGGGATGCAGCTGGAGATGGGCCAGTTCCGGCAGGGACTGGCCTGTGCCGCCGTCAACGTCGTCTCCGACCGGGACATGGAGCGCAGGCTGGTGCTCGCGTGCGCCCTGCCGGCCGCCGAGATGCTGACGTCCGCCCGGGTGGTTCGCGCCAAGCTGACGGCCGCCGCCCGCAATGTCGCCGAGGCGCTGTCCGCGGGCGACGCCGTCACCGCCTGA
- a CDS encoding sigma-70 family RNA polymerase sigma factor produces MEDQDAELLRALQDEHGDALFAHAVRLSGGDRQQAEDLVQETLLRAWRYPEVLDPERGGVRSWLFTTARNLAIDAWRRRSVRVGEVVTDMIPEPPPSADEADRAVEAWTVAEALGRLSASHRDVLVECFYQGRSVAEAAARLGVPPGTVKSRTHYALRSLRMVLDEMGVTG; encoded by the coding sequence TTGGAGGATCAGGATGCCGAGCTTTTGCGCGCTCTGCAGGACGAGCACGGGGACGCTCTGTTCGCGCACGCCGTTCGCCTCTCCGGAGGGGATCGGCAGCAGGCGGAGGACCTCGTGCAGGAGACGCTGCTGAGGGCCTGGCGCTATCCGGAGGTGCTCGACCCCGAGCGCGGCGGAGTCCGGTCATGGCTTTTCACCACCGCACGCAACCTGGCGATCGACGCCTGGCGGCGCCGGTCGGTCCGGGTTGGCGAGGTGGTCACCGACATGATTCCCGAGCCACCGCCGAGTGCGGACGAGGCGGACCGGGCCGTGGAGGCCTGGACGGTCGCGGAGGCACTGGGCCGGCTCTCAGCGAGTCATCGAGACGTCCTGGTGGAGTGCTTCTACCAAGGGCGATCCGTGGCGGAGGCCGCCGCGAGGCTGGGCGTCCCGCCCGGCACGGTCAAGTCGCGCACGCACTATGCGCTGCGCTCACTACGCATGGTTCTGGACGAGATGGGGGTGACGGGATGA